A window of Cryptomeria japonica chromosome 3, Sugi_1.0, whole genome shotgun sequence contains these coding sequences:
- the LOC131042314 gene encoding WAT1-related protein At5g07050 → MAEFVKCLFGGLSSFYEKSKPILAMIFVQICCAGMNILSKLALDQGMSHFVLVFYRHLFATIVTAPLAYILERNTRPKLTMRIFSEIFISSLLGIQLSQNFYYEGLKYTTATVSTALINLVPAMTFIMAIVFRMESLNIRSLTGQAKIVGTLIGVSGAMTMTLYKGIKIQLWSSPFHLSHYNGSNNKNEDLTRGSLMVVIGCIAFAGWFILQTSICKKYPVQYSNNAITCFLATIQSAVITLIFERDRYGVWALGWNVKLLTAVYSGVVASGMAFWLLTWCITKKGPVFTTMFGPLLLIIVAIMGSIFLEEKFYLGSVIGALLIVIGLYIMLWSKRKDVEKIVKIPSTLSGICNNKESGKVEQKEESINI, encoded by the exons ATGGCTGAATTTGTAAAGTGTTTGTTTGGAGGTTTATCATCATTCTATGAAAAATCAAAGCCAATATTGGCCATGATATTTGTTCAGATTTGCTGTGCAGGGATGAATATACTATCAAAACTGGCACTGGATCAGGGAATGTCTCACTTTGTATTAGTATTTTACAGACATTTATTTGCTACAATTGTTACAGCTCCTTTGGCTTATATCTTAGAAAG GAACACAAGGCCAAAGCTGACTATGAGGATCTTTAGTGAAATTTTCATCAGCAGTTTGTTAGG GATCCAATTGAGTCAGAATTTCTACTACGAAGGATTGAAATACACAACAGCTACAGTTTCAACTGCACTTATCAACTTAGTACCTGCCATGACTTTTATAATGGCTATTGTATTTAG GATGGAAAGTTTAAACATTAGGAGTCTGACTGGTCAAGCAAAGATAGTTGGAACCCTAATTGGTGTGAGCGGAGCCATGACAATGACATTGTACAAAGGGATAAAAATACAGCTGTGGTCATCTCCTTTTCATTTGAGTCACTACAATGGAAGCAATAATAAAAATGAAGATTTGACCAGAGGTTCTTTGATGGTGGTGATCGGTTGTATCGCCTTTGCAGGATGGTTCATTTTGCAG ACAAGCATTTGTAAGAAATATCCAGTTCAGTACTCAAACAATGCCATAACCTGTTTTTTGGCCACCATACAATCTGCTGTTATAACGCTAATTTTCGAACGAGATCGTTATGGGGTGTGGGCTCTTGGATGGAATGTCAAGCTTTTAACTGCAGTCTATTCT GGAGTTGTAGCTTCGGGGATGGCTTTTTGGTTGTTGACATGGTGCATAACCAAAAAGGGTCCTGTATTCACCACAATGTTTGGTCCACTTTTATTAATAATAGTAGCTATAATGGGCTCTATATTTCTTGAAGAGAAGTTTTATTTAGGAAg TGTCATCGGTGCACTTCTAATTGTTATAGGTCTATATATTATGCTTTGGAGTAAAAGAAAAGATGTGGAAAAGATTGTAAAGATACCTAGTACACTTTCTGGAATATGTAACAATAAGGAATCAGGCAAGGTGGAACAAAAAGAAGAATCGATTAACATATAA